A single region of the Streptomyces sp. ITFR-16 genome encodes:
- a CDS encoding nitrilase-related carbon-nitrogen hydrolase: protein MSQVVRAALVQATWTGDTESMIAKHEEHAREAARQGAKIIGFQEVFNAPYFCQVQEPEHYRWAEAVPDGPTVQRMRELARETGMVIVVPVFELEQSGFYYNTAAVIDADGSYLGKYRKHHIPQVKGFWEKYYFKPGNVGWPVFDTAVGKVGVYICYDRHFPEGWRQLGLNGAQLVYNPSATSRGLSGYLWQLEQPASAVANEYFIAAINRVGQEEYGDNDFYGTSYFVDPRGQFVGDVASDKAEELLVRDLDFGLIDEVRQQWAFYRDRRPDAYEGLVEP from the coding sequence ATGTCCCAAGTCGTACGCGCCGCACTCGTCCAGGCGACCTGGACCGGCGACACCGAATCCATGATCGCCAAGCACGAGGAACACGCGCGCGAGGCCGCCCGGCAGGGGGCGAAGATCATCGGCTTCCAGGAGGTGTTCAACGCCCCCTACTTCTGCCAGGTGCAGGAGCCCGAGCACTACCGCTGGGCCGAGGCCGTGCCCGACGGCCCGACCGTGCAGCGGATGCGGGAGCTGGCCCGCGAGACCGGCATGGTGATCGTCGTCCCGGTCTTCGAGCTGGAGCAGTCCGGCTTCTACTACAACACCGCCGCCGTGATCGACGCCGACGGCTCGTACCTCGGCAAGTACCGCAAGCACCACATCCCGCAGGTCAAGGGGTTCTGGGAGAAGTACTACTTCAAGCCCGGCAACGTCGGCTGGCCGGTCTTCGACACCGCCGTCGGCAAGGTCGGCGTCTACATCTGCTACGACCGGCACTTCCCCGAGGGGTGGCGGCAACTGGGACTCAACGGGGCCCAGTTGGTGTACAACCCGTCCGCCACCTCGCGCGGCCTCTCCGGCTACCTCTGGCAGCTGGAACAGCCCGCCTCCGCCGTCGCCAACGAGTACTTCATCGCCGCGATCAACCGCGTCGGCCAGGAGGAGTACGGCGACAACGACTTCTACGGCACCAGCTACTTCGTCGACCCGCGCGGCCAGTTCGTCGGCGACGTCGCCAGCGACAAGGCCGAGGAACTCCTCGTACGCGACCTGGACTTCGGGCTCATCGACGAGGTCCGCCAACAGTGGGCGTTCTACCGCGACCGCCGCCCCGACGCGTACGAGGGACTGGTGGAGCCGTGA